A region of Piscinibacter gummiphilus DNA encodes the following proteins:
- a CDS encoding glutamine synthetase family protein: MVARDNSNFSFADLEQWLNDHRVTEIECLVPDLTGVARGKILPREKFTEDRGMRLPEAIVAIGVTGEFPSEGPYYDVIHATDRDMHLRPDPSTVRIVPWAADPTAQVIHDCFDRHGTLIPYAPRSVLRHVCDLYAAEGWAPVVAPELEFYLIERSTDPNQPLRPPRGRSGRAETSRQAYSIDAVNEFDPLFEDIYDYCQKMELNVDTLIHEVGAGQMEINFFHDHPLGLADEVFFFKRTIREAALRHEMYATFMAKPMAHEPGSAMHVHQSITDTVSGRNLFSNEDGSPSREFLWYIGGLQKYTPAAMALFAPYVNSYRRLARSTAAPINIQWGTDNRTVGIRSPVATPAARRIENRVIGADANPYVALAATLACGYLGIKNRIEPSPECKGDAYLSEYQLPRSLSEALGWLADETELHSVLGKDFITVYSEIKDIEHSEFMQVISPWEREHLLLHV; encoded by the coding sequence ATGGTGGCCCGAGACAACAGCAACTTTTCCTTCGCGGACCTCGAGCAGTGGCTCAACGACCACCGGGTGACCGAGATCGAGTGCCTCGTGCCCGACCTCACCGGTGTGGCCCGCGGCAAGATCCTGCCGCGCGAGAAGTTCACCGAGGACCGCGGCATGCGCCTGCCGGAGGCCATCGTGGCGATCGGCGTGACCGGCGAGTTCCCGTCGGAAGGCCCGTACTACGACGTCATCCACGCGACCGACCGCGACATGCACCTGCGGCCCGACCCGAGCACCGTGCGCATCGTCCCGTGGGCGGCCGACCCCACCGCGCAGGTGATTCACGACTGCTTCGACCGCCACGGCACGCTGATCCCCTACGCCCCGCGCTCGGTGCTGCGCCACGTGTGCGACCTGTACGCGGCCGAGGGCTGGGCCCCCGTGGTGGCGCCCGAACTCGAGTTCTACCTGATCGAGCGCAGCACCGACCCGAACCAGCCCCTGCGCCCGCCCCGCGGCCGCAGCGGGCGCGCGGAGACCTCGCGCCAGGCGTACTCGATCGACGCCGTCAACGAGTTCGACCCGCTCTTCGAGGACATCTACGACTACTGCCAGAAGATGGAGCTCAACGTGGACACGTTGATCCACGAGGTGGGCGCCGGCCAGATGGAGATCAACTTCTTCCACGACCACCCGCTGGGCCTGGCCGACGAGGTGTTCTTCTTCAAGCGCACGATCCGCGAGGCCGCGCTGCGGCACGAGATGTACGCCACGTTCATGGCCAAGCCGATGGCGCACGAACCGGGCAGCGCGATGCACGTGCACCAGAGCATCACCGACACGGTCAGCGGCCGCAACCTGTTCAGCAACGAGGACGGCTCGCCCTCGCGCGAGTTCCTCTGGTACATCGGCGGCCTGCAGAAGTACACGCCCGCGGCGATGGCGCTCTTCGCGCCCTACGTCAACTCGTACCGGCGCCTCGCACGTTCCACCGCCGCCCCCATCAACATCCAGTGGGGGACCGACAACCGCACCGTGGGCATCCGCTCACCGGTGGCCACGCCCGCGGCGCGGCGCATCGAGAACCGCGTGATCGGCGCCGACGCGAACCCGTACGTGGCCCTGGCCGCCACGCTCGCGTGCGGCTACCTGGGCATCAAGAACCGCATCGAACCCTCGCCCGAGTGCAAGGGCGACGCGTACCTCTCCGAATACCAGCTGCCGCGTTCGCTCAGCGAGGCGCTCGGCTGGCTGGCCGACGAGACCGAACTGCACTCGGTGCTCGGCAAGGACTTCATCACCGTGTACTCGGAGATCAAGGACATCGAACACAGCGAATTCATGCAGGTGATCTCGCCCTGGGAGCGCGAGCACCTCCTGCTCCACGTCTGA